From Streptomyces sp. TLI_105, the proteins below share one genomic window:
- a CDS encoding metal-sulfur cluster assembly factor: MIENAEATMKPASEEEVREALYDVVDPELGIDVVNLGLIYGIHIDDSNVATLDMTLTSAACPLTDVIEDQAKSATDGIVSELKINWVWMPPWGPDKITDDGREQLRALGFNV; this comes from the coding sequence ATGATCGAGAACGCCGAGGCCACGATGAAGCCGGCCTCCGAGGAAGAGGTCCGTGAGGCCCTGTACGACGTCGTCGACCCCGAGCTGGGCATCGACGTCGTCAACCTGGGCCTGATCTACGGCATCCACATCGACGACTCGAACGTCGCGACGCTGGACATGACCCTGACGTCGGCGGCCTGTCCGCTGACCGATGTGATCGAGGACCAGGCGAAGTCCGCGACGGACGGCATCGTCAGCGAGCTGAAGATCAACTGGGTCTGGATGCCCCCGTGGGGTCCGGACAAGATCACGGACGACGGCCGCGAGCAGCTGCGCGCGCTCGGCTTCAACGTCTGA
- the sufU gene encoding Fe-S cluster assembly sulfur transfer protein SufU, whose amino-acid sequence MKLDSMYQDVILDHYKHPHGRGLRDGDAEVHHVNPTCGDEITLRVKYDGSRIEDVSYEGQGCSISQASASVLNELLVGKELAEAQKIQGTFLELMQSKGQIEPDEAMEEVLEDAVAFAGVSKYPARVKCALLSWMAWKDATAQALGDSDKSVRKSA is encoded by the coding sequence GTGAAGCTGGATTCGATGTACCAGGACGTCATCCTGGACCACTACAAGCACCCCCACGGGCGCGGTCTTCGGGACGGCGACGCCGAGGTGCACCACGTCAACCCGACGTGCGGCGACGAGATCACGCTCCGCGTGAAGTACGACGGCTCGCGCATCGAGGACGTGTCGTACGAGGGCCAGGGCTGCTCCATCAGCCAGGCCTCGGCCTCCGTCCTCAACGAGCTGCTCGTCGGCAAGGAGCTGGCCGAGGCGCAGAAGATCCAGGGCACCTTCCTGGAGCTGATGCAGTCCAAGGGCCAGATCGAGCCGGACGAGGCGATGGAGGAGGTCCTGGAGGACGCGGTCGCGTTCGCCGGGGTCTCCAAGTACCCGGCCCGTGTGAAGTGCGCGCTGCTCAGCTGGATGGCGTGGAAGGACGCGACCGCCCAGGCGCTGGGAGACTCCGACAAGTCTGTGAGGAAGTCGGCATGA
- a CDS encoding TetR/AcrR family transcriptional regulator, translating into MTRARRHDPGRRERIVDAALAVVGRAGIAGLSHRTVAVEADVPLGSTTYHFASLDELLVAALRRVNGTFGARLRQGPELDAPDLAAGLAALMGEWLGAEPTGVELEYELYLAALRRPALRPVAAEWADEVVAALAPRTGPVTARALVALMDGISLQVLLTGAPYDEGYAREMLARLLNEDPKRQAGTSSEPPTDPTDT; encoded by the coding sequence ATGACACGGGCCCGGAGACACGACCCCGGACGGCGCGAGCGGATCGTCGACGCCGCCCTCGCCGTCGTCGGCCGCGCAGGGATCGCCGGCCTCAGCCACCGCACGGTGGCCGTCGAGGCCGACGTGCCGCTCGGCTCCACCACGTACCACTTCGCCTCCCTCGACGAACTCCTCGTCGCGGCGCTCCGCCGGGTCAACGGCACCTTCGGGGCCCGGCTGCGGCAGGGCCCCGAGCTCGACGCGCCCGACCTCGCCGCCGGCCTCGCCGCGCTCATGGGGGAGTGGCTGGGCGCCGAACCCACCGGCGTGGAGCTGGAGTACGAGCTCTACCTGGCCGCCCTGCGCCGCCCCGCCCTGCGTCCCGTCGCCGCCGAATGGGCCGACGAGGTCGTCGCCGCCCTCGCCCCGCGCACCGGACCCGTCACCGCCCGCGCCCTGGTCGCCCTCATGGACGGCATCAGCCTCCAGGTGCTGCTCACCGGTGCCCCGTACGACGAGGGGTACGCCCGGGAGATGCTGGCCCGGCTCCTGAACGAAGACCCGAAACGACAGGCCGGGACCTCGTCGGAACCGCCCACGGACCCGACCGACACCTGA
- a CDS encoding oxidoreductase — protein MTYPPGPPGPPYGYGYPPPPPPPKPGVIPLAPLGFGTILSGAFATFGRYWKQLLGVTGVVYGAALLIVGVAAGIAYTAVGDAFPAVFDLPEGQEPRWDDVRPLIVAFVCVWLAAMIAMLCASAVVAAACPAVVQEAVLGRPTTFGAVWRRAWSRMPAVLGTVVLTGLALVVPMVLFLVAFAWMVTALLLAADDATGTPVTGLLLVPLAAIGLALLIAPLAMWIWVKFSLAPAAAVIEGQGAVASMRRSSSLVRGSWWRVFGYLLAAGLMASVASWLIQQLLSLLVSAPLSTADFSGEDRGALIASLAALIGVLAIGQMITQAVASLFPPIVTGLLYVDQRIRKENLAPELARAAGFL, from the coding sequence ATGACCTATCCCCCAGGCCCGCCGGGTCCGCCGTACGGCTACGGCTACCCGCCGCCGCCTCCGCCGCCGAAGCCCGGCGTGATACCCCTGGCGCCGCTCGGCTTCGGCACGATCCTGAGCGGCGCCTTCGCGACCTTCGGGCGCTACTGGAAGCAGTTGCTCGGCGTGACGGGCGTCGTCTACGGCGCCGCGCTCCTGATCGTCGGCGTGGCGGCCGGCATCGCGTACACGGCCGTCGGCGACGCCTTCCCCGCCGTGTTCGACCTGCCGGAAGGCCAGGAGCCCCGGTGGGACGACGTCCGGCCGCTGATCGTCGCCTTCGTCTGCGTCTGGCTCGCCGCGATGATCGCGATGCTCTGCGCGAGCGCCGTGGTGGCGGCGGCCTGTCCGGCCGTGGTCCAGGAAGCGGTCCTCGGCCGGCCCACGACCTTCGGCGCGGTCTGGCGCCGCGCCTGGTCCCGGATGCCGGCCGTCCTGGGCACGGTGGTGCTGACGGGCCTGGCTCTGGTGGTCCCGATGGTGCTGTTCCTCGTGGCCTTCGCCTGGATGGTCACGGCGCTGCTCCTGGCCGCGGACGACGCGACGGGCACCCCGGTGACCGGCCTGTTGCTCGTCCCCCTGGCCGCCATCGGTCTGGCTCTGCTCATCGCCCCGCTCGCGATGTGGATCTGGGTGAAGTTCAGCCTGGCCCCGGCGGCGGCGGTGATCGAGGGGCAGGGCGCCGTCGCCTCGATGCGCCGCTCCTCGTCCCTGGTCCGCGGCTCCTGGTGGCGCGTGTTCGGCTACCTGCTCGCGGCCGGCCTGATGGCCTCCGTGGCGAGCTGGTTGATCCAGCAGCTGCTCTCGCTGCTGGTCTCGGCCCCGCTCTCGACCGCCGACTTCTCCGGTGAGGACCGGGGCGCCCTGATCGCCTCCCTGGCGGCCCTCATCGGCGTCCTGGCCATCGGCCAGATGATCACCCAGGCGGTCGCCTCGCTCTTCCCGCCGATCGTCACCGGCCTGCTCTACGTCGACCAGCGCATCCGCAAGGAGAACCTGGCCCCGGAGCTGGCCCGGGCGGCCGGATTCCTCTAG
- a CDS encoding GNAT family N-acetyltransferase, whose translation MILRPATRAELPAVLALLADEDEVVDPASVVVTDAYERAFADIEGDPRNEMLVLVDGGLVLGCLQATYIPGLGKGGAERALLEAVRIRADRRGGGLGRELIERAVARAGERGCALVQLTSDKRRTDAHRFYASLGFARSHDGFKRTL comes from the coding sequence ATGATCCTCCGCCCCGCCACCCGCGCCGAACTGCCCGCCGTCCTCGCCCTCCTCGCCGACGAGGACGAGGTCGTGGACCCCGCCTCGGTCGTCGTCACCGACGCGTACGAGCGGGCCTTCGCGGACATCGAGGGCGATCCGCGCAACGAGATGCTGGTCCTGGTGGACGGCGGTCTCGTCCTGGGCTGCCTCCAGGCCACGTACATCCCGGGGCTCGGCAAGGGCGGCGCCGAGCGGGCCCTGCTCGAGGCGGTCCGGATCAGGGCCGACCGGCGCGGCGGCGGGCTCGGCCGGGAGCTGATCGAGCGGGCCGTGGCGCGGGCGGGGGAGCGCGGCTGCGCGCTCGTCCAGCTGACCAGCGACAAGCGGCGGACCGACGCCCACCGCTTCTACGCCTCGCTGGGCTTCGCGCGCAGCCACGACGGTTTCAAGCGGACGCTCTGA
- a CDS encoding SDR family NAD(P)-dependent oxidoreductase, with amino-acid sequence MSEQRVALVTGSSSGIGAAVARRLAGAGYRVAVNSARSVEAGERLAAELPGAVYLRADVSDENQAKDLVERTVEALGRLDLLVNCAGTTRFIPHDDLEAASPKVWRHLYDVNVIGVWQTVTAAVPHLRKTRGSVVTVSSQAGVRPGGSSIPYAVSKAAVNHMTKLLAKTLGPDVRVNAVAPGLVDTPWFDGVEGADAAKEHVAGVVPLRRVGRPEDIAGAVFDLAHASYITGEVLLVDGGGHLLG; translated from the coding sequence ATGAGCGAACAGCGCGTCGCACTCGTCACCGGATCGTCCTCGGGCATCGGCGCCGCCGTCGCCCGCCGCCTCGCCGGGGCCGGCTACCGGGTCGCGGTCAACTCCGCGCGCTCCGTCGAGGCCGGCGAACGCCTCGCCGCCGAACTGCCCGGCGCCGTCTACCTCCGGGCGGACGTCTCCGACGAGAACCAGGCCAAGGACCTCGTGGAGCGGACCGTGGAGGCCCTCGGCCGCCTCGACCTCCTCGTCAACTGCGCGGGCACCACCCGGTTCATCCCCCACGACGACCTCGAAGCCGCCTCGCCCAAGGTCTGGCGCCACCTCTACGACGTCAACGTCATCGGCGTCTGGCAGACCGTCACCGCCGCCGTCCCGCACCTGCGGAAGACCCGCGGCAGCGTCGTCACCGTCTCCTCCCAGGCCGGCGTCCGGCCCGGCGGCAGCTCCATCCCGTACGCCGTCTCCAAGGCCGCCGTCAACCACATGACGAAGCTCCTCGCGAAGACCCTCGGCCCCGACGTCCGCGTCAACGCGGTCGCGCCCGGCCTCGTCGACACCCCCTGGTTCGACGGCGTCGAGGGCGCCGACGCCGCCAAGGAGCACGTGGCCGGGGTCGTCCCGCTGCGCCGGGTCGGCCGCCCCGAGGACATCGCCGGCGCCGTCTTCGACCTGGCCCACGCCTCGTACATCACCGGGGAGGTCCTCCTCGTCGACGGCGGCGGGCACCTGCTCGGTTAG
- the dapA gene encoding 4-hydroxy-tetrahydrodipicolinate synthase, which translates to MNTERPFGRALCAMITPFTAAGALDLDAAGELAVRLVAEGCDGLALNGTTGESPTTTDAEKAALVRAVREAVGPGPSVLTGVGTADTRHTVELARQAEEAGADGLLVVTPYYSRPPQSAVEAHFLKVADATGLPVMVYDIPGRTGTRVEPATMRRLARHPRIVAVKDCAYDLLGSARLIAETGLAYYSGSEELNLPLYAVGGAGYVSTVANVAPRRLRAVLDAFDAGDTAGAARLNAELLPLAELMMASGLPGTVTAKALLGGPVREPLRPADRETADALRAAHGALVRAESPVGPRPGTAVG; encoded by the coding sequence ATGAACACTGAACGCCCCTTCGGGCGCGCCCTCTGCGCGATGATCACCCCGTTCACCGCCGCCGGCGCGCTCGACCTCGACGCGGCGGGGGAACTCGCCGTCCGGCTCGTCGCGGAGGGCTGCGACGGCCTGGCCCTCAACGGCACGACGGGCGAGTCCCCGACCACCACCGACGCCGAGAAGGCCGCGCTCGTCCGCGCCGTCCGCGAGGCGGTCGGCCCCGGCCCGTCGGTCCTGACGGGGGTGGGCACCGCCGACACCCGCCACACCGTGGAGCTGGCCCGGCAGGCCGAGGAGGCGGGGGCGGACGGGCTGCTCGTCGTCACCCCGTACTACAGCCGTCCCCCGCAGTCGGCCGTCGAGGCGCACTTCCTGAAGGTCGCGGACGCGACCGGGCTGCCGGTGATGGTCTACGACATCCCCGGCCGCACCGGCACCCGGGTCGAGCCCGCGACGATGCGACGGCTCGCCCGGCACCCGCGGATCGTGGCGGTGAAGGACTGCGCGTACGACCTGCTCGGTTCGGCCCGGCTGATCGCGGAGACGGGCCTCGCCTACTACTCCGGGAGCGAGGAGCTGAACCTGCCGCTGTACGCGGTGGGCGGCGCCGGCTACGTCAGTACGGTGGCGAACGTGGCACCGCGCCGGCTGCGCGCGGTCCTGGACGCCTTCGACGCGGGCGACACCGCGGGCGCGGCCCGGCTCAACGCCGAGCTCCTGCCGCTGGCCGAGCTGATGATGGCCTCGGGCCTGCCGGGCACGGTGACCGCGAAGGCGCTCCTCGGCGGCCCGGTGCGCGAACCGCTGCGGCCCGCCGACCGGGAGACGGCCGACGCGCTGCGCGCGGCGCACGGGGCGCTGGTCCGGGCGGAGTCACCGGTGGGGCCGCGCCCGGGGACCGCGGTCGGCTGA
- a CDS encoding alkaline phosphatase PhoX produces the protein MPLNRREFTKQSAVAGAGLALTGAVGALATAPEALASDEPEAYGAGHGHERTLGYGPLVADPDGMLALPEGFSYRVVTHSGVTRLESGEFTPSNHDGTAAFAGPRGTTYLVNNHELKGPRAKWEHPVPLAEGLVYDPAAAGGCTVVEVHRDGTVAEWVGVAGTSTNCAGGRTAWGTWLTGEETEDLAGKNGMTKDHGYIFEVDPRDRRANLDPKPIKAFGRYAHEAVVVDPKHGHAYLTEDASGPNGLLFRWVPPQGFEHGRGKLRALADDAGVLQAFKCIDSSGRFVDDLSRATRIGTVYGVDWVDVPDRDARTTPVRKQFTDGQVTRARKLEGMWWADGGAYVVSSYAREESPGAAHDGQVWFYDPKRRTLTLKVLLGVNAAPDEDGAFDGPDNITVSPYGGLVIAEDGEGVQHLFGATDSGRTYPIARNDLNDSEFTGVVFSPDGETLFANIQTPGIMVAITGPWRRQPRR, from the coding sequence ATGCCGCTCAACCGCAGAGAGTTCACCAAGCAGTCCGCCGTCGCCGGCGCGGGCCTCGCCCTCACCGGAGCCGTCGGCGCTCTCGCCACCGCCCCCGAGGCGCTCGCGTCCGACGAGCCGGAGGCGTACGGAGCCGGCCACGGTCACGAGCGGACGCTCGGGTACGGCCCGCTGGTCGCCGACCCCGACGGGATGCTCGCCCTGCCCGAGGGCTTCTCGTACCGCGTCGTCACCCACAGCGGCGTGACGCGCCTCGAGTCCGGCGAGTTCACGCCCTCCAACCACGACGGCACCGCCGCCTTCGCCGGCCCGCGCGGCACCACGTACCTCGTCAACAACCACGAGCTCAAGGGCCCCCGCGCCAAGTGGGAGCACCCCGTCCCGCTCGCCGAGGGGCTCGTCTACGACCCGGCCGCGGCCGGCGGCTGCACGGTCGTCGAGGTGCACCGCGACGGCACCGTCGCCGAGTGGGTCGGCGTCGCCGGCACCTCCACCAACTGCGCGGGCGGCCGCACCGCCTGGGGCACCTGGCTGACCGGCGAGGAGACCGAGGACCTGGCCGGCAAGAACGGCATGACCAAGGACCACGGCTACATCTTCGAGGTCGACCCGCGCGACCGCCGGGCCAACCTCGACCCGAAGCCGATCAAGGCCTTCGGCCGCTACGCCCACGAGGCCGTCGTCGTCGACCCCAAGCACGGCCACGCCTACCTGACCGAGGACGCCTCCGGCCCCAACGGGCTGCTCTTCCGCTGGGTCCCGCCGCAGGGCTTCGAGCACGGCCGCGGGAAGCTCCGCGCGCTCGCCGACGACGCCGGTGTGCTCCAGGCCTTCAAGTGCATCGACTCCTCCGGCCGCTTCGTGGACGACCTGTCCCGCGCCACCCGGATCGGCACCGTCTACGGCGTCGACTGGGTCGACGTCCCCGACCGCGACGCCCGCACCACCCCCGTCCGCAAGCAGTTCACGGACGGCCAGGTCACCCGCGCCCGCAAGCTGGAGGGCATGTGGTGGGCCGACGGCGGCGCCTACGTCGTCTCCTCCTACGCGCGCGAGGAGAGCCCCGGCGCCGCGCACGACGGCCAGGTCTGGTTCTACGACCCGAAGCGCCGCACCCTCACCCTCAAGGTGCTGCTCGGCGTGAACGCGGCCCCGGACGAGGACGGCGCCTTCGACGGCCCCGACAACATCACCGTCTCCCCGTACGGCGGGCTCGTCATCGCCGAGGACGGCGAGGGCGTCCAGCACCTCTTCGGCGCGACCGACTCGGGCCGCACCTACCCCATCGCCCGCAACGACCTCAACGACAGCGAGTTCACCGGCGTCGTCTTCTCGCCCGACGGCGAGACGCTGTTCGCCAACATCCAGACGCCGGGCATCATGGTCGCGATCACCGGCCCCTGGCGCCGTCAGCCCCGCCGCTGA
- a CDS encoding antibiotic biosynthesis monooxygenase, which yields MNAVAHPDARPDLHRPGVGAVLVSTWRVGTPERQRAAVEAIRTAWESRAWPDLGLLSYSVAIGTDGDTLLHYSQWTEQQAYDDFVRTYRDDRNAEIDAAVPGIERVELRRYGPIHRSAVRGGTGTAELPGVVVVVEADFDGAEEGRREDWVDAVFTALDGDTATRPAYGGVSAQFHLSVDGGRVLNYAEWESEQAHVEWLADDARLSEAWKRVHHHPALVGGRVRRYTPALSLSAGV from the coding sequence ATGAACGCCGTCGCCCACCCCGATGCCCGTCCCGACCTCCACCGCCCCGGAGTCGGCGCCGTCCTCGTCAGCACCTGGAGGGTCGGCACCCCGGAGCGCCAGCGCGCCGCCGTCGAGGCCATCCGGACGGCCTGGGAGAGCCGCGCGTGGCCGGACCTCGGCCTGCTCTCGTACAGCGTCGCCATCGGGACCGACGGGGACACGCTGTTGCACTACTCGCAGTGGACCGAGCAGCAGGCCTACGACGACTTCGTCCGCACCTACCGCGACGACCGGAACGCCGAGATCGACGCCGCCGTGCCCGGCATCGAGCGGGTGGAGCTCCGCCGCTACGGGCCGATCCACCGCTCCGCCGTCCGCGGCGGGACGGGGACGGCGGAGCTGCCCGGGGTCGTGGTGGTCGTCGAGGCCGACTTCGACGGGGCCGAGGAGGGGCGCCGGGAGGACTGGGTGGACGCCGTGTTCACCGCCCTGGACGGGGACACGGCGACGCGGCCGGCGTACGGCGGGGTCAGCGCGCAGTTCCATCTGTCCGTCGACGGCGGCCGGGTCCTGAACTACGCCGAGTGGGAGAGCGAGCAGGCCCATGTGGAGTGGCTGGCGGACGACGCCCGGCTGAGCGAGGCCTGGAAGCGGGTGCACCACCACCCGGCGCTCGTGGGCGGCCGGGTGCGGCGGTACACGCCCGCGCTCAGTCTGAGCGCGGGCGTGTGA
- the dapD gene encoding 2,3,4,5-tetrahydropyridine-2,6-dicarboxylate N-succinyltransferase, which translates to MTTAPRTTGAVAAGLATIAGDGTVLDTWFPAPELTEAAGPAGTERLTPEEAVDALGEGAAKALGVDARRGVEVVAVRTVIASLDEKPLDAHDAYLRLHLLSHRLVKPHGQSLDGVFGLLANVAWTSLGPVAVDDIEKVRLNARAEGLQLSVTSIDKFPRMTDYVVPAGVRIADADRVRLGAHLAAGTTVMHEGFVNFNAGTLGTSMVEGRISAGVVVGNGSDIGGGASTMGTLSGGGNVVISIGERCLIGAEAGVGIALGDEVVVEAGLYVTAGTRVTMPDGQIVKARELSGASNILFRRNSVTGAVEARPNNAVWGGLNDILHSHN; encoded by the coding sequence ATGACCACTGCTCCTCGCACCACCGGCGCCGTCGCCGCCGGCCTCGCCACCATCGCCGGTGACGGCACCGTTCTCGACACCTGGTTCCCCGCCCCCGAGCTGACCGAGGCCGCCGGCCCGGCCGGCACCGAGCGCCTCACCCCCGAGGAGGCCGTCGACGCCCTCGGCGAGGGCGCCGCCAAGGCCCTCGGCGTGGACGCCCGCCGGGGCGTCGAGGTGGTCGCCGTCCGCACCGTCATCGCCTCGCTCGACGAGAAGCCGCTCGACGCCCACGACGCCTACCTGCGCCTCCACCTGCTCAGCCACCGGCTGGTCAAGCCGCACGGCCAGAGCCTGGACGGCGTCTTCGGCCTGCTCGCCAACGTCGCCTGGACCTCGCTCGGTCCGGTCGCCGTCGACGACATCGAGAAGGTGCGGCTCAACGCCCGCGCCGAGGGCCTGCAGCTTTCGGTCACCTCGATCGACAAGTTCCCGCGCATGACCGACTACGTCGTGCCCGCCGGCGTCCGCATCGCCGACGCCGACCGCGTCCGCCTCGGCGCCCACCTCGCCGCCGGCACCACCGTCATGCACGAGGGCTTCGTCAACTTCAACGCCGGCACCCTCGGCACCTCCATGGTCGAGGGCCGCATCTCCGCCGGCGTCGTCGTCGGCAACGGCTCCGACATCGGCGGCGGCGCCTCCACCATGGGCACCCTCTCCGGCGGCGGCAACGTCGTCATCTCGATCGGCGAGCGCTGCCTCATCGGCGCCGAGGCGGGCGTCGGCATCGCGCTGGGCGACGAGGTCGTCGTCGAGGCCGGCCTGTACGTCACCGCCGGCACCCGGGTCACCATGCCCGACGGCCAGATCGTGAAGGCCCGCGAGCTCTCCGGCGCCTCCAACATCCTCTTTCGCCGCAACTCGGTCACCGGCGCCGTCGAGGCCCGCCCGAACAACGCGGTCTGGGGCGGACTGAACGACATCCTGCACAGCCACAACTGA
- a CDS encoding endonuclease/exonuclease/phosphatase family protein, translated as MSSSIPRFAAVSAVVASALAAGLLAGPSSAAAEITTAEATADSAAAGVRVHDIQGTTRVSPLVGKQVTGVTGIVTGVRTYGSRGFWIQDPEADANPATSEGIFVFTSSVPTVAVGDAVSLSGTVTEYVPGGLNSGNQSLTQISKPVVKVVSKDNPVPAPVTISGWSVPDAYAPEGDPAAGGSINGLTLDPETYALDYYESLEGTNVRIDSSRVVGATDPYAELWVTVKPWENDNERGGTVYGSYESQNTGRLQIQSLTPLAQQPFPKANVGDRLTGTTEGPLDFNQFGGYTLTARTLGTVVDEGLERETTDKQHKNELAVATYNVENLDPSDPQEKFDALAKAVVENLASPDIVALEEIQDNNGAKNDGTVAADVTVKKFTEAIVAAGGPAYEWRSIDPQNGKDGGEPGGNIRQVFLFNPERVSFTDRAGGDATTATAVTGTKGRAALTLSPGRIDPANAAWEASRKPLAGEFVFRGRTVFVIANHFGSKGGDESIVSHHQPPNRSSDAKRLLQAQAVNAFVKDIVALDKQADVLVVGDINDFEFSGTAQALTDGGVLYPAVKSLPVSERYSYVYQGNSQVLDQILTSPGVHHFEYDSVHINAEFADQDSDHDPQVLRFRP; from the coding sequence ATGTCTTCGTCCATACCGAGATTCGCCGCGGTCTCCGCCGTCGTCGCCTCCGCCCTCGCCGCCGGTCTGCTCGCGGGTCCGTCGAGCGCCGCCGCGGAGATCACCACCGCGGAGGCCACCGCGGACAGCGCCGCCGCCGGCGTCCGCGTCCACGACATCCAGGGCACGACGCGCGTCTCTCCCCTCGTCGGCAAGCAGGTCACCGGCGTCACGGGCATCGTCACCGGCGTCCGCACCTACGGCTCGCGTGGATTCTGGATCCAGGACCCGGAGGCCGACGCGAACCCGGCCACCAGCGAGGGCATCTTCGTCTTCACGAGCTCCGTCCCGACCGTCGCCGTCGGCGACGCGGTCAGCCTGAGCGGCACGGTCACCGAGTACGTCCCCGGCGGCCTGAACTCCGGCAACCAGTCGCTGACCCAGATCTCGAAGCCGGTCGTCAAGGTCGTCTCGAAGGACAACCCGGTCCCCGCCCCGGTCACGATCTCGGGCTGGTCGGTCCCCGACGCGTACGCCCCCGAGGGCGACCCGGCCGCGGGCGGCTCGATCAACGGCCTGACCCTGGACCCCGAGACGTACGCCCTGGACTACTACGAGTCCCTGGAGGGCACCAACGTCCGGATCGACTCCTCGCGGGTGGTCGGCGCCACCGACCCGTACGCGGAGCTCTGGGTGACGGTGAAGCCCTGGGAGAACGACAACGAGCGCGGCGGCACGGTCTACGGCTCGTACGAGTCCCAGAACACCGGCCGGCTCCAGATCCAGTCGCTGACCCCGCTGGCCCAGCAGCCCTTCCCCAAGGCGAACGTGGGCGACCGGCTGACCGGCACCACCGAGGGCCCGCTCGACTTCAACCAGTTCGGCGGCTACACGCTGACCGCCCGCACCCTCGGCACGGTCGTCGACGAGGGCCTGGAGCGCGAGACCACGGACAAGCAGCACAAGAACGAGCTGGCCGTGGCGACGTACAACGTCGAGAACCTCGACCCGAGCGACCCGCAGGAGAAGTTCGACGCGCTCGCGAAGGCGGTCGTCGAGAACCTCGCCTCGCCCGACATCGTCGCCCTGGAGGAGATCCAGGACAACAACGGTGCCAAGAACGACGGCACGGTCGCCGCCGACGTGACGGTGAAGAAGTTCACCGAGGCGATCGTGGCGGCCGGCGGCCCGGCGTACGAGTGGCGCTCGATCGACCCGCAGAACGGCAAGGACGGCGGCGAGCCCGGCGGCAACATCCGTCAGGTCTTCCTCTTCAACCCCGAGCGGGTCTCCTTCACGGACCGCGCGGGCGGCGACGCGACCACCGCCACCGCCGTCACGGGCACCAAGGGCCGCGCCGCGCTGACCCTCTCCCCCGGCCGCATCGACCCGGCGAACGCCGCCTGGGAGGCCAGCCGCAAGCCGCTCGCGGGCGAGTTCGTCTTCCGCGGCCGTACGGTCTTCGTGATCGCCAACCACTTCGGCTCGAAGGGCGGCGACGAGTCCATCGTCTCGCACCACCAGCCGCCGAACCGTTCCTCCGACGCGAAGCGGCTGCTCCAGGCGCAGGCCGTCAACGCCTTCGTGAAGGACATCGTCGCGCTCGACAAGCAGGCCGACGTGCTCGTGGTCGGCGACATCAACGACTTCGAGTTCTCCGGCACGGCGCAGGCGCTGACGGACGGCGGCGTGCTCTACCCGGCCGTGAAGTCGCTGCCGGTCAGCGAGCGCTACTCGTACGTCTACCAGGGCAACAGCCAGGTCCTCGACCAGATCCTGACCAGCCCGGGCGTGCACCACTTCGAGTACGACAGCGTGCACATCAACGCCGAGTTCGCCGACCAGGACAGCGACCACGACCCGCAGGTCCTGCGCTTCCGCCCCTGA
- a CDS encoding multidrug efflux SMR transporter, which produces MGYGLLAGAIAAEILATTSMKYSEGFTKLWPSVVTGMGYLLAFVLLARALKTLEVGTAYAIWSGAGTAVVALIGYLFLGESLGAAKIAGIVLIVAGVAVLNLGGAHS; this is translated from the coding sequence ATGGGCTACGGACTGCTCGCGGGTGCCATTGCGGCGGAGATACTCGCCACCACCTCGATGAAGTACAGCGAGGGCTTCACCAAGCTCTGGCCCTCCGTCGTCACCGGCATGGGCTACCTCCTGGCCTTCGTGCTCCTCGCCCGGGCGCTCAAGACGCTCGAGGTCGGTACCGCCTACGCCATCTGGTCCGGGGCCGGCACCGCCGTCGTCGCCCTCATCGGCTACCTCTTCCTCGGCGAGAGCCTCGGCGCCGCCAAGATCGCCGGAATCGTCCTCATCGTCGCCGGGGTCGCCGTCCTCAACCTCGGCGGCGCGCACTCATGA